A window of the Bacteroides thetaiotaomicron VPI-5482 genome harbors these coding sequences:
- a CDS encoding TetR/AcrR family transcriptional regulator gives MQYSKDDIQKEILKAAEKVFLENGFPKASMREIAQEAQVGLSNIYNYFKSKDDIFCTVVRPVISAFERMLHEHHGRYGADIMEMYSTESLCKNLRRYIELLVLRIFMERN, from the coding sequence ATGCAATACTCTAAAGATGACATACAAAAAGAAATTTTGAAAGCTGCCGAAAAGGTATTCCTCGAAAACGGCTTTCCGAAGGCTTCCATGCGTGAAATTGCGCAAGAAGCACAGGTAGGGTTGAGCAATATCTATAACTACTTCAAAAGTAAGGATGATATTTTCTGTACGGTGGTACGGCCTGTAATCAGTGCATTCGAAAGAATGCTGCACGAACATCACGGTCGTTATGGAGCAGATATCATGGAAATGTATTCCACCGAGAGTCTGTGCAAAAACCTTAGACGCTATATTGAATTATTGGTTCTTCGTATATTTATGGAAAGAAACTAA
- a CDS encoding PL29 family lyase N-terminal domain-containing protein: MKKKFIRVMFFGALALTTFSYVGCKDYDDDIDRLEQKITENANAIAEINKLIEGGSVITKVENITGGVEVTLSNGKSFTIKNGDAGKDGTQWTIGEDGYWYQDGKKTEFKAKGDKGEPGTPGEPGTPGKDGDTYIPGEDGFWYKNEVKPENKTDKTWIVPGVVSVADMGDYYIFSNLKNEAGEATSATVYKYSATFVSSLVHVPSNINKDLGDVVFLPVIAYDNNSKNTAVYEYNSSNQPLYRTLVNGWAEYEYKLNPANVNPQYYTGISFVEQTATTTTRATEVGLPLAKVVTTTDRGRLIVKASAGDNANNPNAFKMYKDDSEQGTAYDNPDGKPMKESTKYGEAGKVNMLAYMVKNTNEQLGETANINVVSDYVATKRMVVEQEETTIGFAVDADKYADPTVKAPALPLLSDMYKKAETKVNDYLASLPVNLKFLYTADPLDLEPLLTGLATEFHTNTGFDADESQYVLTDLGFENVTFQYEAVSYMDAEVDQTKRYLKLDGSKISVIDKQSASIGRQAVLKVKMYVDGKFVMSKLMKIEFVEQEQQTKDFVNTDLKEQTLACTALYGGGAKLAAATAYQTATVVEGLKIDFDQYFNALQVSKAKFVEYYGGGNPTVEVTKDGVKFDGWSFDSEEAGKNLTIDYSNIEGSAITDNNNVYFGLKNQLRAGTYVIKFTYSTTNTAPTYKAFTITATLVVKDPVHTWTYNPSMWEGTEYMLGYGQPTSGDYGAPFLMKATIEDGFMDSWDGCGQWDFELVTTAPASEMTLTTDIATNKHVLNIFDKKWMGKKIRVRAVEYIETKDAAKNNRKINNIVSATKTSEFDIMFVNPVVYAQVNAAAAWYLVDKANTTVLKEGAYLPIYRFVKLYDIKRGETNGMMFDGSQEEPWFERNEVEIGKGLFKMHKVEVSYKLSDKNDAIVQRHASILKSTDGKEVGLLKWNNDEGVLVGDVDQPIIIDVTIKNSWMGQPEQTTTQTQEITVYVKKADTKYTVPATGFLGTLAAPEGLGSYADLN; encoded by the coding sequence ATGAAGAAAAAATTTATTAGAGTGATGTTTTTCGGAGCATTGGCGCTAACCACATTTTCATATGTAGGTTGTAAGGACTACGATGACGATATCGATCGGTTAGAGCAGAAGATAACCGAAAATGCCAACGCTATTGCGGAAATCAACAAGCTGATCGAAGGGGGATCTGTGATCACAAAAGTTGAGAACATTACCGGTGGTGTGGAAGTAACATTGAGCAACGGTAAGAGCTTTACCATTAAAAATGGTGATGCCGGAAAAGATGGTACTCAGTGGACGATTGGTGAAGACGGATACTGGTATCAAGATGGTAAGAAAACAGAGTTCAAGGCTAAAGGTGATAAAGGAGAACCGGGCACTCCGGGCGAGCCGGGTACTCCAGGTAAAGACGGTGATACCTATATTCCGGGTGAAGACGGATTCTGGTACAAGAATGAAGTGAAGCCGGAAAACAAGACTGATAAGACTTGGATTGTCCCAGGAGTTGTTTCTGTTGCTGATATGGGTGACTACTATATCTTCAGTAATCTGAAGAATGAAGCTGGTGAAGCAACTTCTGCTACAGTTTATAAATACTCTGCTACTTTTGTTTCTTCTTTAGTACATGTACCTTCAAATATCAATAAGGATTTAGGAGATGTTGTATTCTTGCCAGTTATTGCATATGATAACAACTCGAAGAATACGGCTGTGTATGAGTATAATAGTAGTAATCAACCATTATATCGTACTTTGGTTAATGGATGGGCGGAATATGAATATAAATTGAATCCTGCTAATGTAAATCCTCAATATTATACTGGAATATCGTTTGTTGAACAAACAGCTACAACAACTACCAGAGCTACTGAAGTTGGGTTACCTTTGGCTAAAGTAGTAACTACTACAGACCGTGGCAGATTGATAGTAAAGGCCTCTGCTGGTGATAACGCCAATAACCCAAATGCGTTCAAAATGTATAAAGATGATTCTGAACAGGGTACTGCTTATGATAATCCAGATGGCAAACCGATGAAAGAATCTACTAAATACGGTGAGGCTGGTAAAGTGAATATGCTTGCCTACATGGTTAAGAATACGAATGAACAACTTGGTGAGACTGCAAATATCAATGTAGTATCTGATTATGTTGCTACAAAACGTATGGTGGTTGAACAAGAGGAAACTACTATTGGTTTTGCTGTTGATGCAGATAAATATGCTGATCCTACAGTAAAAGCTCCGGCTCTTCCTTTGTTGTCTGATATGTACAAGAAGGCAGAAACTAAGGTAAACGATTATTTAGCAAGTCTTCCTGTTAATTTGAAATTTTTGTATACTGCTGATCCTTTGGATTTGGAACCATTGCTCACAGGTTTGGCAACAGAATTCCATACTAACACAGGCTTTGACGCAGATGAAAGTCAATATGTATTGACTGATCTTGGTTTTGAAAACGTAACATTCCAATATGAGGCAGTGAGTTATATGGATGCTGAAGTTGATCAGACAAAACGTTATCTGAAATTGGATGGTAGCAAAATTTCTGTAATCGACAAACAATCTGCTTCTATCGGGCGCCAGGCTGTTTTGAAAGTAAAGATGTATGTAGATGGCAAATTTGTTATGAGTAAGTTGATGAAGATTGAGTTTGTAGAACAAGAGCAACAGACTAAAGACTTTGTTAATACAGATTTGAAAGAACAGACGTTGGCTTGTACAGCTTTGTATGGTGGCGGTGCGAAGTTGGCAGCAGCTACTGCATATCAGACTGCTACTGTTGTGGAAGGTCTTAAGATAGACTTCGACCAATACTTTAATGCATTACAAGTAAGCAAAGCTAAATTCGTAGAATATTATGGTGGAGGTAATCCGACTGTGGAAGTAACGAAGGATGGCGTTAAATTTGATGGCTGGAGCTTTGATTCTGAAGAAGCAGGTAAGAATTTGACAATCGATTATTCTAACATCGAAGGATCTGCTATTACTGACAATAACAATGTATACTTCGGATTGAAGAACCAGTTGCGTGCCGGTACTTATGTGATTAAGTTTACTTATTCTACAACGAATACTGCACCTACATACAAAGCATTCACTATTACTGCTACATTGGTAGTGAAAGATCCTGTACATACATGGACTTATAACCCGTCAATGTGGGAAGGAACAGAGTATATGCTTGGTTATGGTCAACCGACTTCAGGAGACTATGGCGCACCGTTCTTGATGAAAGCTACTATCGAAGATGGATTCATGGATTCATGGGATGGTTGTGGTCAATGGGACTTCGAGTTAGTAACTACAGCTCCTGCAAGCGAGATGACTCTTACAACAGATATTGCTACTAATAAGCACGTACTGAATATCTTTGATAAGAAATGGATGGGCAAAAAGATTCGTGTCCGTGCCGTTGAGTATATTGAAACGAAAGATGCAGCGAAAAATAATCGTAAGATCAATAACATTGTATCAGCTACTAAGACTAGTGAATTTGACATCATGTTCGTTAATCCTGTAGTTTATGCTCAGGTAAATGCAGCGGCAGCTTGGTATTTGGTTGACAAAGCTAATACTACTGTCCTGAAGGAAGGTGCTTATCTGCCTATCTACCGCTTCGTTAAATTGTATGATATAAAGAGAGGTGAAACGAATGGTATGATGTTTGATGGAAGTCAAGAAGAGCCTTGGTTCGAAAGAAATGAGGTTGAGATTGGTAAAGGCCTGTTCAAGATGCATAAAGTAGAAGTTTCTTATAAACTTTCGGATAAGAATGATGCTATTGTACAGAGACATGCTTCAATACTTAAATCGACAGATGGTAAAGAAGTTGGCTTGCTGAAATGGAACAACGATGAAGGTGTATTGGTTGGTGATGTTGATCAGCCGATTATTATCGATGTAACGATAAAGAATTCATGGATGGGTCAACCGGAACAGACAACTACACAAACCCAAGAAATCACTGTATACGTTAAGAAAGCGGATACTAAGTATACTGTACCGGCTACAGGATTCCTTGGAACATTGGCTGCTCCTGAAGGATTAGGCTCATACGCTGATTTGAACTAA
- a CDS encoding OprO/OprP family phosphate-selective porin, which translates to MKKLILMVVMAALSLAAMAQHEEDTENGVVSLAGREGFTIETKKGDFVFKPYLLVQTCANFNWYDDEGLDKAYNQDNVANSGFSIPYAVLGFTGKAFGKVAFNLSINAAASGGALLQQAWFDVQLKKQFAVRVGKFKTPFSHAYLTTLGETLLPQLPVSLTSAIILPYSLNAVTPNIGTGFDLGVEIHGLLADKFGYEVGLFNGTGSSVNTATKTLSDDWHIPSLLYAGRFTYMPKGVMPSTQGNPNRLNEDKIMFGVSASINVESENESTNDTRVGVEFAMLKNKLYLGAEAYYMNVGFTDRQKINETYNYLGGYVQGGYFVAPRLQAALRYDFFNRNGTSDDGFLNMPAVGVNYFFKGCNLKLQAMYQYIARTGHDTQLDRDNDNLGLATHSATVMLQYTF; encoded by the coding sequence ATGAAGAAATTAATTTTAATGGTTGTAATGGCTGCCCTTTCGTTGGCTGCTATGGCACAGCATGAAGAAGATACAGAAAACGGTGTAGTGTCACTTGCCGGAAGAGAGGGATTTACGATAGAAACCAAGAAGGGAGACTTTGTATTCAAGCCCTATCTGTTGGTACAGACTTGTGCAAATTTCAATTGGTATGATGATGAAGGCCTGGATAAGGCATACAATCAGGATAATGTAGCTAATTCCGGTTTCTCAATTCCCTATGCTGTATTGGGCTTCACTGGTAAAGCTTTTGGTAAAGTAGCCTTTAATCTTTCTATCAATGCGGCTGCCAGTGGGGGAGCATTGCTTCAACAAGCATGGTTCGATGTGCAACTTAAAAAACAGTTTGCCGTGCGTGTCGGTAAATTCAAAACACCTTTCTCACATGCTTATCTGACGACGTTGGGCGAAACATTGTTGCCGCAGTTGCCAGTATCATTGACTTCCGCCATCATTCTGCCTTATTCCTTGAATGCGGTAACGCCTAACATCGGTACCGGTTTTGACCTCGGTGTTGAAATTCACGGATTGTTAGCTGATAAATTTGGCTATGAAGTAGGTTTATTCAATGGTACCGGTTCTTCTGTAAATACAGCTACAAAAACTCTGAGTGATGATTGGCATATTCCTTCTTTACTGTATGCGGGACGCTTTACTTATATGCCTAAAGGTGTGATGCCGTCCACCCAAGGTAATCCTAACCGTTTGAATGAAGATAAGATCATGTTCGGTGTATCGGCTTCAATCAATGTGGAAAGTGAGAATGAAAGTACCAATGATACCCGTGTGGGAGTGGAATTTGCCATGTTAAAGAATAAACTGTATCTGGGCGCCGAAGCATACTATATGAATGTGGGCTTCACCGATCGTCAGAAAATAAATGAGACATACAATTACCTGGGTGGTTATGTACAGGGCGGCTACTTTGTAGCTCCCCGTTTGCAGGCTGCCTTGCGTTATGACTTCTTTAACCGTAACGGTACCAGCGATGACGGATTTCTGAATATGCCGGCTGTGGGTGTGAATTATTTCTTTAAGGGTTGTAACCTGAAACTCCAGGCTATGTACCAGTATATTGCCCGTACGGGGCACGATACACAGCTCGACCGAGATAATGATAATTTAGGTCTGGCCACTCATTCTGCAACAGTAATGCTGCAATATACTTTCTAA
- a CDS encoding RNA polymerase sigma factor → MKKLEIEFEQVVKQYKNTIYTVCFMFSKDSREVNDLFQDVLVNLWKGFDTFKGESNIGTWIWRVSLNTCISSDRKKKIVSVPLIMGIDLFEDRDEDTTQIKMLYNRISRLKHFDRAIVLLWLENFSYEEIAAIVGISVKNVSVRLFRIKEELKKMSNN, encoded by the coding sequence ATGAAAAAATTGGAAATAGAGTTTGAGCAAGTTGTGAAGCAATATAAAAATACAATTTACACTGTATGTTTTATGTTCTCTAAAGACTCCCGGGAAGTGAACGATCTTTTTCAGGACGTGTTAGTTAATCTTTGGAAAGGTTTCGATACATTCAAAGGAGAAAGTAATATAGGAACATGGATATGGCGTGTAAGTCTCAATACTTGCATTTCATCAGACAGGAAAAAGAAGATTGTTTCTGTACCTCTGATTATGGGGATTGATCTGTTTGAAGATAGGGACGAAGATACAACACAGATAAAGATGTTGTATAACAGAATTAGTCGCCTGAAACATTTCGATAGGGCGATAGTGCTATTATGGCTTGAGAATTTCAGTTATGAGGAAATTGCAGCTATTGTAGGAATTTCTGTGAAGAATGTTTCCGTTCGCTTATTTAGAATTAAAGAAGAATTAAAAAAAATGTCTAACAACTAG
- a CDS encoding imelysin family protein — protein MKKFFYLSALSLGMMCSITACSDDDTTTIDAKNLDYTAENASSWGNYMRVVAQLLVNDATALYDDWAVKYNEGGSYADFFKNQDALTSVEQLIDGCVDIANEVGTAKIGDPYDLFIHNNEEKALYAVESWYSWHSREDYRNNIYSIRNAYYGTRTGAISELSLSKAVAAVNANLDTEVKKAIDDAAAAIWAIPSPFRNNINSPEAVSAMEACATLEGVLKGSLKSCIEGIDKTVLAEVVKNYVDVVVLPTYSDLKAGNQALFDAVETFRTSPSNANFKACATAWLAARTPWETSEAFLFGPVADKGLDPNMDSWPLDQDGIVQILTSGNYSDLNWDGDYDEEDDKIAGAQALRGYHTLEYLIFKDGEARTIQ, from the coding sequence ATGAAAAAGTTTTTTTATTTGTCGGCTCTTTCATTGGGCATGATGTGTTCCATTACGGCTTGTAGTGATGATGACACTACGACTATAGACGCTAAAAATCTTGACTATACGGCGGAGAATGCAAGTAGTTGGGGAAATTACATGCGAGTAGTTGCACAATTGTTGGTGAATGATGCTACTGCTCTTTATGATGACTGGGCGGTTAAATACAACGAAGGTGGAAGTTATGCAGATTTCTTTAAGAATCAAGATGCTTTGACGAGTGTTGAGCAGTTGATTGACGGCTGTGTAGACATTGCCAATGAAGTAGGTACTGCCAAAATTGGTGACCCTTACGATCTTTTCATACATAATAATGAAGAAAAGGCTTTGTATGCTGTAGAGTCATGGTATAGCTGGCATTCTCGTGAAGACTATCGTAACAATATCTATTCTATTCGCAATGCTTATTACGGAACACGTACAGGGGCTATTAGCGAGTTATCTCTCTCAAAAGCAGTAGCCGCGGTAAATGCTAATCTTGATACTGAAGTAAAAAAAGCGATTGATGACGCAGCAGCAGCAATTTGGGCTATCCCGAGTCCTTTCCGCAACAATATCAATAGTCCGGAAGCAGTAAGTGCTATGGAAGCTTGTGCCACTTTAGAGGGAGTACTCAAGGGTAGTTTGAAGAGTTGTATCGAAGGTATTGATAAAACAGTGTTGGCTGAAGTCGTAAAAAATTATGTGGATGTAGTTGTATTACCTACTTACTCTGATTTGAAAGCGGGAAATCAGGCTCTTTTCGATGCTGTTGAGACATTCCGTACTTCTCCCAGCAATGCTAACTTCAAGGCTTGCGCCACAGCATGGCTTGCTGCTCGTACACCGTGGGAAACCAGTGAGGCATTCCTTTTTGGTCCGGTTGCCGACAAAGGTCTTGACCCCAATATGGATAGCTGGCCACTCGATCAGGATGGTATCGTACAGATCCTGACTTCCGGTAACTATTCAGACTTGAACTGGGATGGTGACTATGATGAAGAAGATGATAAAATTGCCGGTGCACAAGCTTTGCGTGGTTACCACACTTTGGAATATTTGATCTTCAAAGATGGCGAAGCCCGTACCATTCAGTAA
- a CDS encoding OmpA family protein — translation MNKKKLWIAAFSLLFGSIAVSAQEQRIKEEGKTEFKSHWFMQVQAGAAHTVGEAKFTDLISPAVALNVGYQFAPAWSARVGVSGWQAKGSWVAPRQDYKYKYLQGNVDIVSDLSTLFCGFNPKRVFNGYIFAGAGLNRGFDNDEAVAINAAGYPMGYLWTEGKFLVAGRLGLGCNLRLNDRLAINIEGNANVLSDKFNSKKAGNADWQFNALVGLTIKFGKGYKEIPPVYYEPEPVVVEQPKPAPVVEQPQPRKEVVVQPMKQDIFFALNSAKIQDDQKSKINMLVEYLQKNPSAKVKVTGYADANTGNSKINKTLSEKRAANVAEVLKTKGITPDRIIADSKGDTVQPYKTPEENRVSICIAE, via the coding sequence ATGAATAAAAAGAAATTGTGGATAGCAGCGTTTTCTTTGCTATTTGGCAGTATAGCCGTCTCTGCACAAGAACAGAGAATTAAAGAAGAAGGTAAGACGGAATTCAAATCCCATTGGTTTATGCAGGTACAAGCTGGTGCTGCGCATACCGTTGGTGAGGCCAAATTCACTGATCTTATATCTCCTGCAGTTGCATTGAATGTCGGTTATCAGTTTGCTCCCGCATGGAGTGCTCGTGTAGGCGTTAGCGGATGGCAGGCTAAAGGTAGTTGGGTTGCTCCACGGCAGGATTATAAATATAAATATCTTCAAGGTAATGTGGATATAGTATCTGATTTGAGTACGCTGTTTTGTGGTTTCAATCCCAAGCGTGTATTCAATGGCTATATATTTGCCGGAGCGGGTCTTAACCGTGGCTTCGACAATGACGAAGCTGTTGCAATTAACGCAGCCGGTTACCCGATGGGCTATCTTTGGACAGAAGGAAAGTTTCTTGTTGCCGGGCGTTTAGGTCTGGGATGCAACTTGCGCTTGAATGACCGTTTGGCTATCAATATAGAAGGTAATGCCAATGTTCTTTCCGACAAGTTTAATTCGAAGAAAGCGGGAAATGCCGACTGGCAGTTCAATGCTTTGGTGGGTTTGACTATTAAATTTGGCAAAGGTTATAAAGAAATCCCGCCTGTGTATTACGAACCGGAACCGGTCGTGGTGGAACAACCGAAACCTGCTCCTGTGGTAGAGCAGCCACAACCTAGAAAAGAGGTAGTAGTACAGCCAATGAAACAGGATATCTTTTTTGCCTTGAACTCGGCTAAGATACAAGACGACCAAAAGTCTAAAATCAATATGTTGGTAGAATATTTGCAGAAGAATCCGTCTGCCAAGGTAAAAGTGACTGGCTATGCGGATGCTAATACAGGAAATTCTAAGATCAATAAAACACTGTCCGAAAAACGTGCAGCTAATGTTGCAGAAGTTCTGAAAACAAAAGGAATAACTCCTGATAGAATCATTGCCGATTCCAAAGGTGATACTGTTCAGCCCTACAAAACACCGGAAGAAAACCGGGTGAGTATCTGTATTGCTGAATAA
- a CDS encoding di-heme oxidoredictase family protein, with translation MNGLLKYSFPICFSLLALFACEDDGIDVDNIEVPAGFALSAGTATNFLTSSYAYDRSADWITGAYDKRFTRGDKLYDDIRTSSNGIGGGLGPVYAGYSCGSCHRNAGRTQPTLWSEGGSGSSGFSSMLVYISRKNGAFFQDYGRVLHDQAIYGVKPEGKLKVEYTYETFQFPDGETYELCKPNYSIYEWYADSIKPEDLFCTVRIPLRHVGMGQMMALDPTEIEALAAKSNYPEYGISGRCNYISERGMRSLGLSGNKAQHADLTVELGFSSDMGVTNSRYPEEICEGQAQVNQGSMMGLSYAQLDVSTEEMENVDLYMQSLSVPARRNVNNEQVIKGEQNFYKAKCHLCHVTTLHTKPRGSILLNGTRLPWLGSQTIHPYSDFLLHDMGSEIMGVGLNDNYVSGLARGNEWRTTPLWGIGLQETVNGHTYFLHDGRARNYIEAIMWHGGEGEASKNLFKKMSKEDRNALVAFLKSL, from the coding sequence ATGAATGGCTTATTAAAATACTCATTTCCAATCTGTTTTTCGCTTCTGGCATTGTTTGCCTGCGAGGATGATGGAATTGATGTGGATAATATAGAAGTACCTGCCGGCTTTGCCCTCTCTGCCGGTACTGCTACCAACTTCCTGACTTCCTCTTATGCTTATGACAGGTCGGCTGACTGGATAACAGGGGCATACGATAAACGTTTCACCCGTGGTGACAAATTGTATGATGATATCCGCACCAGTAGTAATGGAATAGGTGGAGGACTGGGACCGGTTTATGCCGGTTATTCTTGTGGTAGCTGTCACCGAAATGCCGGACGTACGCAACCTACTTTGTGGAGCGAAGGTGGTTCCGGTAGCTCCGGCTTTTCGTCTATGTTGGTTTATATTAGTCGTAAGAATGGAGCTTTCTTTCAGGATTATGGACGTGTGCTTCATGATCAGGCTATTTATGGTGTGAAGCCCGAGGGAAAACTGAAAGTGGAATATACCTATGAGACTTTCCAGTTCCCTGATGGTGAGACGTATGAACTTTGCAAACCCAATTATTCTATTTATGAATGGTATGCGGACAGCATCAAACCCGAAGACCTGTTCTGTACGGTGCGTATTCCTCTGCGCCACGTAGGTATGGGACAAATGATGGCGCTCGATCCCACTGAAATTGAAGCTTTGGCTGCTAAAAGCAATTATCCGGAATATGGTATCAGTGGCCGTTGCAACTATATCTCCGAGAGAGGAATGAGAAGTTTAGGCTTGTCCGGTAATAAAGCACAGCATGCCGACCTGACAGTGGAACTTGGTTTCTCCAGCGATATGGGAGTTACGAACAGCCGCTATCCCGAAGAAATCTGTGAAGGACAGGCACAAGTAAATCAAGGCAGTATGATGGGACTTTCTTATGCCCAGTTGGATGTATCTACGGAAGAAATGGAGAATGTAGATCTCTACATGCAGAGCCTTAGTGTTCCGGCACGTCGCAATGTGAATAATGAACAAGTGATCAAGGGTGAGCAGAATTTTTATAAGGCGAAGTGCCATCTCTGCCATGTAACCACCTTGCACACAAAACCACGTGGTTCTATACTGCTGAACGGAACCCGCCTTCCTTGGCTGGGTAGTCAGACAATTCATCCATATTCGGACTTCCTGCTTCATGACATGGGCTCTGAAATTATGGGCGTAGGACTGAATGATAACTATGTAAGCGGTTTGGCCCGTGGCAACGAATGGCGTACGACTCCGCTTTGGGGTATCGGATTGCAGGAAACTGTGAATGGTCATACTTACTTCTTGCATGATGGGCGCGCCCGCAACTATATTGAGGCTATCATGTGGCACGGTGGTGAAGGTGAAGCATCGAAGAATCTCTTCAAAAAGATGAGTAAAGAAGATCGTAATGCTTTGGTCGCATTTCTGAAATCATTATAA
- the rplS gene encoding 50S ribosomal protein L19, with product MDLIKIAEEAFATGKQHPSFKAGDTVTVAYRIIEGNKERVQLYRGVVIKIAGHGDKKRFTVRKMSGTVGVERIFPIESPAIDSIEVNKVGKVRRAKLYYLRALTGKKARIKEKRVNN from the coding sequence ATGGATTTAATTAAAATTGCAGAAGAAGCATTTGCTACCGGTAAACAGCACCCGAGCTTCAAAGCAGGAGACACTGTAACAGTAGCATATCGTATCATCGAGGGTAACAAAGAACGTGTACAGTTGTACCGTGGTGTTGTTATCAAAATCGCCGGTCACGGAGACAAGAAACGTTTTACTGTACGTAAAATGTCAGGTACTGTAGGTGTAGAAAGAATTTTCCCAATCGAATCACCGGCTATCGATAGCATCGAAGTGAACAAGGTAGGTAAAGTTCGTCGCGCTAAATTGTATTACCTGCGCGCTCTTACTGGTAAGAAAGCTAGAATCAAAGAAAAAAGAGTTAACAACTAA
- a CDS encoding tyrosine-type recombinase/integrase, with translation MGNLISFMKKVADGLRESGNYGTAHIYRSSMSAILAFNESGNLPFRKVTPEFLKSFEAYLRGRNCSWNTVSTYMRTLRAVYNRAVDRRIAPYVPHHFRYVYTGTRADKKRALEKEDMERLMKDIPKQLHSGNRELQRARGFFILMFLLRGMPFVDLAYLKKHDIDGNVLTYRRRKTGRMLTVTLLPEAVKLIKQHMNTDPAFPYLFSLISSKEGTEEAYKEYQLALRNFNYQLMILKQVLGLTTDLSSYTARHTWATMAYYCEVHPGVISEAMGHSSITVTETYLKPFKNKKIDEANVMVFSSFRKSFSVGNCLN, from the coding sequence ATGGGGAATTTAATTTCATTTATGAAGAAGGTAGCCGACGGGCTACGGGAAAGTGGGAATTATGGGACCGCCCATATTTACAGGAGTAGCATGAGTGCAATCCTTGCATTCAATGAAAGCGGGAATCTGCCTTTCCGAAAAGTGACTCCGGAGTTTTTGAAAAGTTTTGAAGCGTATCTGCGTGGAAGAAATTGTAGCTGGAATACGGTTTCTACTTATATGCGTACGCTGAGAGCTGTGTACAATCGAGCAGTAGACCGACGCATTGCACCTTATGTACCGCATCATTTCCGGTATGTCTATACGGGGACACGTGCTGATAAAAAGCGTGCATTGGAAAAAGAGGATATGGAACGTCTTATGAAAGATATTCCGAAACAGCTGCACTCGGGAAACAGGGAATTGCAGCGTGCTCGTGGTTTTTTCATATTAATGTTTTTGCTGCGTGGTATGCCTTTCGTCGATCTTGCTTATCTGAAAAAACATGATATAGACGGAAATGTCCTTACTTATCGTCGGAGGAAAACAGGCAGAATGCTGACTGTGACTCTTTTGCCGGAAGCGGTGAAATTGATCAAACAGCATATGAATACCGATCCTGCTTTTCCTTATCTCTTTTCGTTGATTTCCAGCAAGGAAGGAACGGAGGAGGCATATAAGGAATACCAGTTGGCATTGCGCAACTTTAATTATCAGCTGATGATTCTGAAACAAGTGCTGGGACTGACTACGGATCTGAGTTCATATACAGCGCGTCACACATGGGCTACGATGGCTTATTATTGTGAGGTGCACCCCGGTGTCATTTCAGAAGCGATGGGACATTCATCTATCACTGTCACAGAGACTTATCTGAAACCTTTCAAGAATAAGAAAATTGATGAAGCGAATGTAATGGTCTTCTCTTCCTTTAGGAAGTCTTTCTCGGTAGGTAATTGTTTGAATTAA